TCCTACACACCCTGACGGGCTTGGCAAGCCCGTCGGTGGGCGGTCCGGTCTTCCCGCGCTGTTGACTGCCACCCCCGGCGGCGCGGCCCTGGGGTCAGCCGAAGTACTGGACCCAGCCGATGGTCGCCGGTAGCCCGGCCATACCGACCAGCACGGCGAGACCAAGGAACAGGGCCAGAAGGCCCGACTCGTCGTTGAAGTGGGGATCATGCTCTGCCATGGGGAAGACCTCCAGGATGGGGCGTCGGCCGATAGCCAGAGTCTAGCGCAGGTGCCGGCCCCCATCGACCGGCAGGATCACGCCGGTGACGAAGCGGTTGTCGAGCAGGTAGCGCAGGCTCTCGTAGATCACCCCCGGCCCGGGGATCATCTGCATCGCCGACTTGGCGCGAGCCTTCTCGGCGTAGGCCTCGTCATCGCCCTCGTTGAGCATGATCATCGCCGGGGCGATGCCATTGACCTGGATGCGCGGCGCATACATGGCGGCGAACGATAGCGTCAGGTTGTCGAGCCCGGCCTTGGTGGCCGCATAGGCGGCGTGCTTCTTCGAGCCCTTGGTCGCCACATAGTCGGTCATGTGCACGATGTCGGCCAGCGGCTCGTCGCCGGCCTCGAGCAGGCCCCGGGCATGCAGGTTGATCAGGTAGGGTGCCTGCATGTGCACCCGGAACAGGCGCTCGAAGTTGGCGCCGGCATCGTCGCCAAGACTGTCCGGCGCCCAGTCGCTGGCGTTGTGGACGATGGCCCGCAGCGCAGGCGTGGTCGCCTTGAGCCGGGCGATGAAGTCGAGGATACCGGCTTCGCTTCCGAAGTCCGCGGCCAGGGTGACGATGCCCTTTTCGCGCAGAGCCTCGAGCTCGGGGCGCTCGCGCCGATAGCTGATGATCACCGGATGGCCATCGTCGACCAGGCGCTCGGCACAGTGCCGCCCCAGCCGCTGAGCGCCACCGGTGATCAGGATCGGCGCGCCGCTCATGCGTCGCTCTCCGCCTGGGCGGCGGCCGACGCGGGTACCAGCGGTTCGCGGGGCGCATAGGCGAAGACATCCGAGAACACCCGTGCGGGGTCCAGGCCACGGGGGGCCAGGGCATCGACGCAGGCATAGACCATGCCCGGCGAGCCCGACAGGTAGACATCGTGGCCGGCCACCGAGGCCAGGTCGCGGGCGATCACCTCGTCGATGCGGCCCTGATGTAGCTTCACGTCGGGCGCCTCGAGATCGCTCTCGTCCTCGGCCTCGATCGGCTGCTCGGTGACCGCATGGAAGGTGACGGCCGGCTGGTTGGCCGCCCATTCCCGGGCCAGGCTCTCCAGGTAGAAGTCGCGGCGCTCGCGCACCGCCCACCACAGCGCGATGGGACGCTCGGCATGGCTCGCCAGTGCCGCCTCGACGATCGCCTTCATCTGGGCGAAGCCGGTGCCCGCGGCGATCAGGGTCAGCGGCCGGGCGCTGTTCGCGTCGAGCACACAGTCACCGCCCGGCAGGCGCAGGGTCAGATGGGCGGCGTGCTGCATGAGCTCCCGAAGACGCGCCGAATTGGAACGCTCGGGCCAATGCTGGATATGCAACTCGAGGGTGCCGTCATCGGCATGGGCATTGGCGATCGAGAACGGCACCCAGGTGTCGTCATCCAGCTCGAGCTCCAGGTACTGGCCAGGGGCATGCGCCATGGCCTCGGGGCGCCCCTCCAGGCGCACCCGGAAGACATCGGGATTGAGATCCTCCACCGCCGTCACTTGGCAGGTCAGGGTCCTTGCGGTCATAAGCGCCTCTCGTGGTCAGGAGCGTAAGTCAGGAGCATGGACGTCGTCAGGAGCGTGGGGCGGGGCCCGCCGGCAGGGTGATGCCGAGTTCGGCCCAGCGCTCGTCGACCCGGGCCTTGACGGCCGCGTCCATGACGATCGGCTCGCCCCACTCGCGATCGGTCTCGCCCGGCCACTTGTTGGTGGCGTCCAGGCCCATCTTGGAACCGAGCCCGGCGGTGGGCGAGGCAAAGTCCAGGTAGTCGATGGGCGTGTTCTCGACCATCACCGTATCACGCGCCGGGTCCATGCGGGTGGTGATGGCCCAGATCACGTCTTCCCAGTTGCGGGCATCGATGTCGTCGTCGAGCACCACCACGAACTTGGTATACATGAACTGGCGCAGGAAGCTCCACACGCCCATCATCACGCGCTTGGCATGGCCCGGGTACTGCTTCTTCATCGTCACCACCGCCATGCGGTAGGAGCAGCCCTCCGGCGGCAGGTAGAAGTCGACGATCTCGGGAAACTGCTTGCGCAGGATCGGCACGAAGACCTCGTTGAGGGCAAGGCCGAGGATGGCCGGCTCGTCGGGCGGCCTGCCGGTATAGGTCGAGTGGTAGATGGGATCGCGGCGATGGGTGATGCGCTCAACGGTGAAGACCGGGAAATGCTCGACCTCGTTGTAGTAGCCGGTGTGATCGCCGTAGGGTCCCTCGGGGGCCATGTCGTCGGGGTAGATGAAGCCCTCGAGAATGATTTCGGCACTGGCCGGCACATCGAGATCAGCATGGCCGCACTTGACCAGCTCGGTGCGCGAGCCCCGCAGCAGGCCGGCGAAGGCGTACTCGGAGAGGCTGTCCGGCACCGGGGTCACCGCACCGAGGATGGTGGCCGGGTCGGCCCCCAGCGCCACGGCGACCGGGAAGGGCTCTCCGGGATGAGCATCCTGCCATTCCTTGAAATCCAGCGCCCCACCGCGATGGGAGAGCCAGCGCATGATCAGGCGGTTCTTGCCCAGCTTCTGCTGGCGATAGATGCCGAGGTTCTGGCGCGCCTTGTGGGGCCCCTTGGTGACCACCAGCGCCCAGGTGACCAGCGGCGCGGCGTCGCCGGGCCAGCAGTGCTGGATGGGAATGCGATCGAGATCCACCGCCTCGCCTTCGAGCACCACCTCCTGAACCGGCGCCTTGCGGAGCACCTTGGGCCCCATGCTCATCACCTGCTTGAAGATGGGCAGCTTCTCCCAGGCGTCACGAAAGCCCTTGGGCGGATCGGGCTCCTTGAGGAAGGCCAGCAGCTTGCCCACCTCGCGCAGGGCGCTCACCGACTCCTGGCCCATGCCCAGCGCCACGCGCCGGGGTGTACCGAACAGGTTGCCGAGCAGCGGCATGTCATGGCCCTTGACGTTCTCGAACAGGAGCGCCGGGCCGCCGGCCTTGAGGGTGCGATCACAGATCTCGGTGATCTCGAGGTAGGGATCCACCTCGGCGGTCACCCGCTCAAGCTCACCCTGCGCCTCCAGGGCGGCGATGAACTCACGCAAGTCCTTATACTTCATGCGGTTTTTGCGCTCCCAAAACGACAAAAGGGGCAGCATAGCATGCCGCCCCTTGGACTCATTAACGGATCATGCCCGACTCACGCCGGGCTCAGCGACCAGCATCAGCGCCGCTTCATGGCCTCGAAGAACTCCAGGTTAGTCTTGGTGTCCTTCAGGCGATCGATCAGGAACTCGGTCGCGGCCACGTCATCCATCGGGTTGAGCAGCTTGCGCAGGATCCACATGCGCTGCATCTCGTCCTCGGAGGCGATCAGGTCCTCGCGGCGGGTGCCCGAGCGGCGGATGTTCATCGCCGGGTAGACGCGCTTCTCGGCCAGCTTGCGGTCGAGGTGGGCCTCCATGTTGCCGGTACCCTTGAACTCCTCGAAGATCACCTCGTCCATCTTGGAGCCGGTATCGACCAGCGCCGTGGCGAGAATGGTCAGGCTGCCGCCTTCCTCGATGTTGCGCGCCGCGCCGAAGAAGCGCTTGGGCTTCTCGAGGGCATGGGCGTCGACACCACCGGTCAGCACCTTGCCGGAGCTCGGCACTACGGTGTTGTAGGCGCGGGCCAGACGGGTGATGGAGTCGAGCAGGATCACCACGTCCTTCTTGTGCTCGACCAGACGCTTGGCCTTCTCGATCACCATCTCGGCGACCTGGACGTGGCGGGCCGGCGGCTCATCGAAGGTCGAGGCCACCACCTCGCCGCGCACGGTGCGCGACATCTCGGTCACTTCTTCCGGGCGCTCATCGATCAGCAGCACGATCAGGTGACACTCGGGATTATTGCGGGTGATCGAGGTGGCGATATTCTGCAGCATCAGCGTCTTGCCCGCCTTGGGGGGCGAGACGATCAGGCCGCGCTGGCCCTTGCCGATGGGCGCCGTCAGGTCGATGATGCGCGACGTCAGATCCTCGGTGGAACCGTTGCCGATCTCCATCACCATGCGCTCCTGGGGGAACAGCGGGGTCAGGTTCTCGAACAGGATCTTGTGCTTGGCGTTCTCCGGCCGATCGAAGTTGATCTCGCTGACCTTCAACAGGGCGAAGTAGCGCTCACCTTCCTTGGGTGGACGAATCTTGCCGGCAATCGAGTCGCCCTTGCGCAGGTTGAAACGACGGATCTGGGACGGCGAGACGTAGATGTCATCGGGACCGGCGAGATAGGAAGAGTCAGCGCTGCGCAGAAAGCCGAAGCCATCCTGGAGAATCTCCAGTACACCATCGCCGTAAATGTCCTCGCCGCTCTTGGCGTGCTTCTTCAGGATGGCGAAGATGATGTCCTGCTTGCGCGAACGAGCCAGATTATCGATGCCCATTTCCCGGGCGATATCCAGCAGTTCCGGCACGGTCTTTTGCTTGAGTTCGGTAAGATTCATCGGTTTGATCAGAAATAGCTCGTGTCAGCGTGGCAACGAAGCCGGAAAACGACAGGAGGCGGTGACGATGCGCCGCGTGGTGCGTTCAGAGCCCTGGAACATCCACTCTCGAGATATGATCAGCCGACCGCTGCTTACGGGGAAGCCATGGACGATATCGAACTAGAGGGAAGCGCTGTTCATGTAGCCGTATTCGTGTCGCCTGAATAGCTAATCATGATGGCGAAGCGTCATCGCGAGGAATCAGCGGGCTGACTGACGACTTGGAGTTTGACCGCGGCGTGAGATGCCGTTTAGCGGTCACCGTGAAGCAGTCGGGAAGTATTCGGAACAGGCGAACGTCTCGATGGTAGTCAAGCGCATCGGCAAACGCAAGCCCCTGGCGCCATTCCCCGCAGCATCGGCAATTGACAACCCAGGGTGCTAATCGCAACCTTTGATCCCAGCGGACATCAGGGGATCTATCATGAGCAACCATTCGGCCTTCGGCGAGACGCCGGACGTGGCGCCGACGCCGCAACGCCTGGCGGCCATCGATCTGGGCTCCAACAGCTTTCACCTGCTGGTCGCCAACCAGGTCGACGGTCAGTTGCAGGTCGTCGCCAAGCTCGGCGAAAAGGTCCAGCTGGGCGCCGGCCTCGATGACGAGGGCGCCCTGACCGAGGACGCCATGCAGCGGGCCCTGGATTGCCTGGCGCGCTTCGCGCCCTTCCTCGAGGAGACGCCGACCGCCCAGCTGCGGGTGGTGGGCACCAACGCGCTGCGCGCGGCCACCAACAGCCAGGTGCTGATCGAGCGCGCCGAGGCCCTGCTCGGCCACGAGATCGAGATCATCGCCGGGCGCGAGGAAGCGCGCCTGATCTACCTGGGAGCGGCCCACGCCCTGGCCGAGGTCCACGGCCGGCGCCTGATCGTCGATATCGGCGGCGGTTCCACGGAGTTCATCATCGGCGAACACTTCGAGCCCCTGGCGCTTGAGAGCCTCGAGATGGGCTGCGTGACCTTCACTCAGCGCTTCTTCGCCGACGGCGAGATCACCGAGAAACGCTTTCGCCGCGCAGAACTCGCCGCCTTATCGGAGCTTGCCAACATTCGCCGCCCCTTCGAGGAGCTCGGCTGGGCCGACCCGGTGGGCTCCAGCGGCACCATCAAGGCCGCCGCCGCGGTGCTGGCCGCCACCGGCCAGGGCCCGGAGGGCATCATCGATCGCAAGGGCCTGGCCGCTCTGCGCAAGCGACTGATCAAGATGAAGCGCCTCGACAAGGTGGTCATGGACGGGCTCAAGGAGGATCGCGCCAGCGTCTTCCCCGCCGGCATCGCCGTGCTCTCGGCGGTCTTCGAGGCCTTCGGCCTCGAGCAGATGCGCTACTCCGACGGCGCCCTGCGCGAGGGTGTGCTCTATGACATGATCGGGCGCAATACCGCCGAAGACTCGCGACTGCAGACCCTCGAGGGGCTACGCCGGCGCTACCAGATCGATCCCCGTCAGGCCGACCAGGTGGCCTCCAGCGCCCGGCAGTGCCTGGCTCAGGTCGCCCACGCCTGGCCGCTGAACGCCGGCAACGCCCAGTTCCTCGACTGGGCCGCCCAGCTCCACGAGATCGGGCTTGCCATCTCCCACAGCCAGTTTCACCGCCACGGGGCCTACCTGCTGGCGCACTCCGATCTTGCCGGCCTGTCACGCCCCGAACAGCAGGCGCTGGCCTTCCTGGTACGCGCCCATCGGCGCAAGTTTCCACTCAAGGAGCTCGATGCCCTGCCCGCCTCGGTGCGACCTACGCTTGGGCGTCTGGCCCGCCTGCTGCGGCTGGCGGTGATCCTCAACCACTCCCGCCCCGAGCACCCACCGACGGGCTTTCGCCTCTCGGCGGACGGCGACCGGCTGTCGCTGTCGCTGGGCGCCGAGCTCGCCGACCAGGCGCTGCTGATCAATGACCTGGAGCAGGAGCAGGAGTATCAACGCGCCGCGGGATTCTCGCTTGCCATCGAGCCCCAGGAAAGCCTCGCCGCCTCGGCACGCTAGCGGTTCAGTCCCGGGGTGACGCCCTGCCGGCCGAGTAGCCCTCGGCCGCGATCAGCACCCCCGCCCGTCCCGGGTCCAGCACCGCCGCCACGGCTTCGCCGTCCCACACCACCAGCAGCGCCTGGCGCCGCCAGGGCGGCAGGCCTGCTTCCTGCAAAAGCCGCTTGAGATCCCGCCGCCCCCGGCCGGCCAAGCGCAGAGTCTCGCCGCCCTGGCGGGGGCGCAGCCGATAGCCGCCCTCTTCCCGACAAGGCCCGCCGTCGAGACGCACCTTCAGTCGCCCCTGCGGCGTGTCCAGTGCCGAACGACCGTCCCACTCGACCTGCCAGCCCGCGGGCAGGCCGGGCACGGGGCACTGCAGGTAGAGCGCCTCGCGCCAGCAGCGGGCCTCGCCGCCGGGCCAGGCCACCTGCACCTGAGCATCGCGACGGGCATTTAGCTGCTCATCGAGGGTGGCCAGGCGCGCCGCCGGCGGAGTGGGCACTCCAAGGCACTGGCAGGCGTAGCGAATCAGCAGACGCCGACGCGGCGCGCTGAGTGCGCACAGCGCCGGCAGCGACAACCGGCCGGGCTCGCCGCCGCAGGCCCTCAGATCCTGTCCCGCCAGCTCATCGAGGAGCGCATCCGCCTCGCCGGCGAGCGTCGCGCTGCGCCCAAGGCTCGCCTCGACCCGGGGCCAGCGGGACTCGAGCAGCGGCAGCACCCGCCGACGCAGGAAGTTGCGATCCAGCGCCTCATCCGCGTTGCTCGGGTCCTCGACCCAGCAAAGCCCCAATGCCTCGGCGGCGCGCTCAAGACGCGCCCGGGGCAGGTCCCGCAGGGGGCGGACCAGGCAAAGGCCAGCCCACTCGCGCACCGCTGGCATCGCCGCCAGCCCCCGCACCCCGCTGCCACGCAGGGCGGCCAGCAGCCAGGTTTCGGCCTGGTCACGGCGGTGCTGGGCGAGCCACAGGGTATCGCCGGCATCCAGCCGGGCGGCGAAGGCGTCATAGCGGGCCTCGCGGGCGGCGGCCTCGAGCCCCCGGCCAGTCGTCATATCGACGCACACACGCTCGATGAAGAGGGGCACGCCGAGGCGGTCGCAGAGCCGGTGGCAGTGGCGCACGAACTCACATGACGCCTCCTGCAGGCCATGATCGACATGCAGGGCATACAGCGAACGGGGATGACGATGAACCGCGCGGGCGGCCAGGGTCAGCAGCAGGCTGGAGTCGAGCCCGCCGGAGAGGGCCACCCAAACGCGACGCCCCGGCGGGGTCTCCGCCAGGGCGTCGTCGATCATCGGCTGCAGCGAGCTTTCCTCGCGCATCACGGACTCACACCGGGGCGCCGTAGCTCATCAGA
The genomic region above belongs to Halomonas sp. YLGW01 and contains:
- the folM gene encoding dihydromonapterin reductase, which produces MSGAPILITGGAQRLGRHCAERLVDDGHPVIISYRRERPELEALREKGIVTLAADFGSEAGILDFIARLKATTPALRAIVHNASDWAPDSLGDDAGANFERLFRVHMQAPYLINLHARGLLEAGDEPLADIVHMTDYVATKGSKKHAAYAATKAGLDNLTLSFAAMYAPRIQVNGIAPAMIMLNEGDDEAYAEKARAKSAMQMIPGPGVIYESLRYLLDNRFVTGVILPVDGGRHLR
- the ppx gene encoding exopolyphosphatase; this encodes MSNHSAFGETPDVAPTPQRLAAIDLGSNSFHLLVANQVDGQLQVVAKLGEKVQLGAGLDDEGALTEDAMQRALDCLARFAPFLEETPTAQLRVVGTNALRAATNSQVLIERAEALLGHEIEIIAGREEARLIYLGAAHALAEVHGRRLIVDIGGGSTEFIIGEHFEPLALESLEMGCVTFTQRFFADGEITEKRFRRAELAALSELANIRRPFEELGWADPVGSSGTIKAAAAVLAATGQGPEGIIDRKGLAALRKRLIKMKRLDKVVMDGLKEDRASVFPAGIAVLSAVFEAFGLEQMRYSDGALREGVLYDMIGRNTAEDSRLQTLEGLRRRYQIDPRQADQVASSARQCLAQVAHAWPLNAGNAQFLDWAAQLHEIGLAISHSQFHRHGAYLLAHSDLAGLSRPEQQALAFLVRAHRRKFPLKELDALPASVRPTLGRLARLLRLAVILNHSRPEHPPTGFRLSADGDRLSLSLGAELADQALLINDLEQEQEYQRAAGFSLAIEPQESLAASAR
- the ubiD gene encoding 4-hydroxy-3-polyprenylbenzoate decarboxylase — protein: MKYKDLREFIAALEAQGELERVTAEVDPYLEITEICDRTLKAGGPALLFENVKGHDMPLLGNLFGTPRRVALGMGQESVSALREVGKLLAFLKEPDPPKGFRDAWEKLPIFKQVMSMGPKVLRKAPVQEVVLEGEAVDLDRIPIQHCWPGDAAPLVTWALVVTKGPHKARQNLGIYRQQKLGKNRLIMRWLSHRGGALDFKEWQDAHPGEPFPVAVALGADPATILGAVTPVPDSLSEYAFAGLLRGSRTELVKCGHADLDVPASAEIILEGFIYPDDMAPEGPYGDHTGYYNEVEHFPVFTVERITHRRDPIYHSTYTGRPPDEPAILGLALNEVFVPILRKQFPEIVDFYLPPEGCSYRMAVVTMKKQYPGHAKRVMMGVWSFLRQFMYTKFVVVLDDDIDARNWEDVIWAITTRMDPARDTVMVENTPIDYLDFASPTAGLGSKMGLDATNKWPGETDREWGEPIVMDAAVKARVDERWAELGITLPAGPAPRS
- the tilS gene encoding tRNA lysidine(34) synthetase TilS, whose translation is MREESSLQPMIDDALAETPPGRRVWVALSGGLDSSLLLTLAARAVHRHPRSLYALHVDHGLQEASCEFVRHCHRLCDRLGVPLFIERVCVDMTTGRGLEAAAREARYDAFAARLDAGDTLWLAQHRRDQAETWLLAALRGSGVRGLAAMPAVREWAGLCLVRPLRDLPRARLERAAEALGLCWVEDPSNADEALDRNFLRRRVLPLLESRWPRVEASLGRSATLAGEADALLDELAGQDLRACGGEPGRLSLPALCALSAPRRRLLIRYACQCLGVPTPPAARLATLDEQLNARRDAQVQVAWPGGEARCWREALYLQCPVPGLPAGWQVEWDGRSALDTPQGRLKVRLDGGPCREEGGYRLRPRQGGETLRLAGRGRRDLKRLLQEAGLPPWRRQALLVVWDGEAVAAVLDPGRAGVLIAAEGYSAGRASPRD
- the rho gene encoding transcription termination factor Rho, whose amino-acid sequence is MNLTELKQKTVPELLDIAREMGIDNLARSRKQDIIFAILKKHAKSGEDIYGDGVLEILQDGFGFLRSADSSYLAGPDDIYVSPSQIRRFNLRKGDSIAGKIRPPKEGERYFALLKVSEINFDRPENAKHKILFENLTPLFPQERMVMEIGNGSTEDLTSRIIDLTAPIGKGQRGLIVSPPKAGKTLMLQNIATSITRNNPECHLIVLLIDERPEEVTEMSRTVRGEVVASTFDEPPARHVQVAEMVIEKAKRLVEHKKDVVILLDSITRLARAYNTVVPSSGKVLTGGVDAHALEKPKRFFGAARNIEEGGSLTILATALVDTGSKMDEVIFEEFKGTGNMEAHLDRKLAEKRVYPAMNIRRSGTRREDLIASEDEMQRMWILRKLLNPMDDVAATEFLIDRLKDTKTNLEFFEAMKRR
- a CDS encoding NAD(P)H-flavin reductase; this translates as MTARTLTCQVTAVEDLNPDVFRVRLEGRPEAMAHAPGQYLELELDDDTWVPFSIANAHADDGTLELHIQHWPERSNSARLRELMQHAAHLTLRLPGGDCVLDANSARPLTLIAAGTGFAQMKAIVEAALASHAERPIALWWAVRERRDFYLESLAREWAANQPAVTFHAVTEQPIEAEDESDLEAPDVKLHQGRIDEVIARDLASVAGHDVYLSGSPGMVYACVDALAPRGLDPARVFSDVFAYAPREPLVPASAAAQAESDA